Genomic window (Lycium barbarum isolate Lr01 chromosome 2, ASM1917538v2, whole genome shotgun sequence):
GCTTTTGAGCAACAATTAGGTTTGGGCAAGCTTTTAAAAAatgcttctaagtgtattttctcagaagcatttttcaaaaaagtgcttttggagaGAAGCTATTTTTTTCAGCTTCTCAAAAAACAGCTTCTGCTTCTACTCAAAAACACTTTCTCCTAAAAGCTTCGCCAAACACCTCAACTTTGAAAAATAAAAACACCTTTGGCCTtggagaagcttggccaaacaggctactTCATGCTACAATATCAGCATTAGTTGGAGCATATACACCAGATGTTCAATTTAACATGGCAGATTTACCAGTCACACAAACAACAAACATGTCACAACCTAGCTATTTCATAACAAACAGGCTACTTCATGCTACAATATCAGCATTAGTTGGAGCATATACACCAGATGTTCAATATGCCAGTCACACAAATAACAAAACATGTCACAGCCTGGTGAACCAGACCTGCTAAAATATAATTTAAATGTGAAGAATGCATTGAGTCTATTCCTTAGATTATTGGCCAAGGACGATTCAGTGATCATACAAATAACTAAAAATGTCACCAACTTGGTGAACCAGATCACATATAGTATGAAATTAGATGTGAAAAAGTCACCTTAAAAACGGGCCACATTCAGATTTTGGTCTTCTACTAAATGGTTGAGTATAGATGGGTATAAGGAAACTGACAACGAACCAGTGTTATCAAAGGAGCGCTTTAAGCACGCTTAAGCcttgaagcgaggctcaaaacatgttgagcgcttcgcctcgctttatgtgcgcttcagcaTCGTCATCAAGGCTCTTAGACacacttttccttgccaatgagcctctcttgaggaggtgacactagatgattgatatttcactttatcttaatatttttacaatttctttgtccatatatttgttattcatgcttattactattaatcttggactaaacatatatatatttgtatttttgcaccattgcgctttttttcattaaagcccacgctttataTGCGCTTCatgcttaaagccccagctgaccttagagcttttttcgCGCTTTTCACTTTTGATAACACTGCAACGAACTTGAAAATTCTAAATCGGAGACATATATAGATTTGGGAATGTCAAACAACCCACCGAAAAAATGGCACGAGACCTTCCATTCCAACCCCAAAAAAGGAGATGCATGTCTCTATTAATCGACGAAGTACAATTATGGCATCCAATTGCATAAATGGCTTTCAGGAGTTACTATGAAGCATATTTCAGTCTACCTCATGTCTCCACTGCATCATAAGTCTTTTATTGTCAATAACGACCTTACTAGATTTGACAAAAAGGACGTTGCAAGTTGTAACCAGTGTTGCAGATTGACACCTTTCTCATTATAACAAAACATGTCACAGCCTGGTGAACCAGACCTGCTACAATATAATTTAAATGTGAAGAATGCATTGAGTCTATTCCTTGGATTATTGGCCAAGGACGATTCAGTGGTCATACAAATAACTAAAAATGTCACCAACTTGGTGAACCAGATCACGTATAGTATGAAATTAGATGTGGAAAAGTCACCTTAAAAACGGGCCACATTCAGATTTTGGTCTTCTACTAAATGGTTGAGTATAGATGGGTATAAGGAAACTGACAACGAACTTGAAAATTCTAAATCGGAGACATATATAGATTTGGGAATGTCAAACAACCCACCGAAAAAATGGCACAAGACCTTCCATTCCAACCCCAAAAAAGGAGATGCATGTCTCTATTAATTGACGAAGTACAATTATGGCATCCAATTGCATAAATGGCTTTCAGGAGTTAATATGAAGCATATTTCAGTCTACCTCATGTCTCCACTGCGTCATAAGTCTTTTATTGTCAATAACGACCTTACTAGATTTGACAAAAAGGAAGTTGCAAGTTGTAACCAGTGTTGCAGATTGACACCTTTCTCATTAAATGAATGCAAATACCTGTGAATAGCAATCAATGGCAGTTTTAAAGTCCTTGTCCCGAAATGCCAAGTCTCCACGCTTTCTTGCCTCTAACATATCCCTCATCTGTTGAGTCCACTCTTGGAAAGACAACTGCATGATTGGGCATCCAGCATCATATAAAGATGTGAAAAaacctaagttactcggacttgAGTGCGGGTATCCGATACAGGTGTGGATCTAGAGGTtggatccttcatgatctaaacTTTAAGATTCGGGGATACTGATCCAGGTATGGATACGGGTGCTGGGATTCAGCTAGaaataattcaaatatctaaaaatagagttCGAAAAATATGCCCAGAAAATAGGGGATTATATATAAGGAAAAGAATGCATAAATTTTTTAGAGCAAATTTGAACCTGTAATTAATATTAAATATAGATGCATCTCCTTACCATTTTTTGGTGTAACATGGCAATTGCAAATGATATAGAGGTGTTAAATGGCTATTGCAATAGCCCTAGCTTTTGTTTTGATTTCAGAAATCATTGCCTGTATCAAATTTCTCTATCGATTTTGGTCAAAGCACCCAAAATTGTTTTGACCAAATCGGGTACGGATCCCACACCCATGTCgtgtcgacacgggtgcggctccgaaagtgaagagtccgagtaacttagaaAAAAACAGACTTTTCAAAGTGGTAGTTCTGGTCAAAAGAATTACCTCATTTGTCCCTTCATCGTCTTTATAATGTGTCATTACCAAAATCTGATGAATAGCTGTGAGATCCATTCTTGAACAAGCATCCCCCATTGCAGAAAGAGGGTGCTGTGGAGTTGGTGGAGCTTCTTCATTCTTAGGAATACCCAACATTACATGAGATGCAACCTGCAACCAGATCATCAGAAACTCCTCTCAACCTCTAATTGAATAAAACAAAACAATCACTTAGAGCTAGATATTGGAAAGAGTCAAACTTCCTACCAGAAGCAGTTGCTCATAATTGCTTGTGACAAAAAGAGCAGAAGATATGAAAACATGCTtctagatttttattttttccccGTATTTTTTGGAAGGGGAAAGGATAGAAAACTATGCATCGAGTAAAAGAGTAGATTATGGTGGTAGGACTAACATCAGGTTTACTTTGCAATGGACCAAGTGTTGAAACGAGGTCTTTGGTATTTGGTCGCTCCCTGGGTTCATACTGCAAGCATCGTGAAGCCAGATCAAATACAACTGTTGCCTCTTCTGTTGAGAAATTTCCCTCCAAATGTGAATCCATTAATAGAAGAATATTTTTGCCCCGTATCATATCAAGTGCCTGAAACATAAGGAATGAACTGAGCAACAAGAGTTTCTGTGCAATAAAAAGAGGAGGAATTGCAAAAGAAAAACAACGTAACACAATGATACCAATATGGAATGCTCTTCAAGAGAAAGTGAAGAAATATACTCTACATGAATGTTAACACCAAATAAATTTCTCCTCTTCCCTTAGAAAGTTGAAGCAAAGGTACATAAAATGTCTGAGgatacaacaacagcaacaacaacaacatacccagtaaattcccacaatgtggggtctggggagggtagagtgtacgcagaccttaccctcacCTCGTgaggaggctgtttccgaaagaccctcggctcaaaagagaacaagacaaaaggtcagataaggacaagcataacaaaacaatatgaaaacgagaAGCAACAAAAGCGAGAGAGTCATGATAAACAGTAGCTACCATAAATAAATAAGATACTCGAAGTACAAGACCCAacaatataagcagaaatcagatggcaataaacgaatgagcaaaCTACAACTACTAGGACGAAAGAAGTAAGCGAGACTACCTCCTAACCTTCTATCCTAGtctgagtcctccaaaacctcctatctaaggtcatgtcctcggtaagctgaaactgcgccatgtcctgtctaaccacctctccccaatacttctttggccttaCCTCTAACGTTTCACCAAGCCTAATGTCCGACTACCCTCCTATTGCTGCTCTAGCAACAAAATCTGTACATAGTCTTAGACATCAAAGATAGTTGCTTGTGTCACAAATACTTTCCAGAGCACCAGCACATAAATACAACACAACAGAGCCTAAAATAGTGTTCCCATCACTGATAAGGTGACACTCCCTGAGATTTGGAGCAAGAAGAAATGGACATACTAGGTTACAACTGACGAACAGACTCTAAGAAACTTACATGACCAGGTGGGATATGTTTTCCACTTAGCAGGTCCAAAAGGACAGTTCCATAGCTGAAAACAACACTTTCTTGAGTAACTCTTCCTGCAAATAGACAAGAAATTCTTCATCCCCTAAAATAAGTTCCAACATTGAGAATGATAATAAATAGAAAGTGATAGATATCAGTAGAATCACTGATGTAGTTCATAATGTCATCTCGCCTTTTTCAATTGTCATATTTAAGTACCATCACCCCTTCTCCAActaaaaaaaaacaccaaaagcAGGAATGCGACTTAGAACACCAGCGCATAAGTGTATAATACATGGCTATGCAGGATATGAATTCCGAAATCACTCTAAAGGTGTCAGATAATATGACAGAAGATCTCTTCTTTGTGAATTGTCCTAAAGGGATATAGTCCCACCCCCACTCCCACCACCAAGCTATCAGTTTCCAGTAGCTTGTTAGTCATAGTAGTTTACTGGCAAGCAAAAATCTGAATGCCTTGGTCAGAAATAAATAATTCATATGGAAAGAGGTCATCCGTCAAAGATAAAATGATCACATAGTGTATATTAGGTTATTGGACATGCAGAAGGCAGCAAATTCAATTGATAGCTTATTCACCGCTGCTTCTCTTCCTCCTCCTCAGATTTCAATTCAAAACTCTTTGAGTTTACGTgctgttgaattgtgtgacaactCATCTAAAGGCTAAGGATGTTAGTGATGTTAGACCTCTGCCTGCTCCAGTAccaaattatttattattttattttattttgttggtAAAAATGGATATCATGTTCAATTATGTAACCATCTCACATAAAAGCTTAAACTGTTAGACAAGGGACATTTTAACAGATCCTTCTTCCATGAGCATTTACATATTGTTGTGTTTGAAAGTTCAGCAGAAATAGCATACTAATCAGTTGGTGCTTGCAGCTACATTTGTAGCTATTACCAGCACAAATTAGTTTGTGAAAAGTAGTCACGGAAGTTAAATGTAAAAATGAAGCTAGTGAACGGTGGTGCaagtttttgcttcatttttgctccatttttttACTGCTGACTTGGTCTACAGAGAGCTACAACTTCTGTTCTAAATTTTCATCCTTTTCTCACATCACAGAATTATGTCTATGAGGCAAGAGCCTTCCAATCTACCATCTACTAGAATATCAAGAAGTCACAGCAAACATAGTTGCATTTAAATATCAGGATGCGAATACTACTTTTGGTCCTGTGTTAACACCCAAGGAGTAGATATCTCAAGAGGCACACACTATTCAAGAAGTATTGGACTCAGATATATATTTCAAAGAAACAACAGACTTAAGATTCTTCTACACGTAGATTGAGATGAGCAAACTATTATATAAATCATCCAAGTAAACATTCAATCCGGTCATCGAGGGAGCTCAAGACATGTTTCTTGGTTACAAATTTACAAGTAAATAGCAAAGTTACTCCATCCATCCTCATATCTGGAATCCTTCTCTTTTTACATGAGCTCCAGCCATCATCACAAAATGACTGTCTCGTTCAAGGAGATTTATACCAGCCCCAAATTTCCAGTTCCACATAACATCACTATCCATGGAAATAATGCTACGAGAAAAGCTTTGAAACTCAACAGAGACAAAATGTTCGAAACTTTACCATTTCTTAAATACTCAGGAGGTGTATAAGCGAGGTTCGTGCTATAACTTTTACCATCCCTGCTATTTTTCATCAACCCAAAACAAGAAAGACGGGGATCGCCACTCTGCAAAAAATCATTCACCAAATTAATACAATGGCACGAATAAATTCAGAAGTCTACATTACCCTATTCTGTTCACTGGAAGGGGAAAGCAGTAGAGGAAAAGAACAAGGCTATCACCCTAGAATGTAAAAAGGACATTTTAAGCTAAAAAAGAAGAGGTCCGTCAAAACACCTCGTCAAAGAGAACTCGATATGCGTTCAAGTCATGGTATAGTGGTCGACCTTCGCTGCTACAGTAATCCAATGCTTCAGCAATATATAGAGCCACTCTTAAACGCATGGCCCATTCAAGGGTTTGATTCTCCCCTGCATAGAAGGAAGGAAACAGTGCAATTCCGCAGACACCATGAGATGAAGCAATATACCATATAAAACTTTAATACATTGCATCAGATTAACTAGGGAAGAAACAATCCATAAAAGCGACAAAGCAAGAAACAGGATAAGTTAACAAATAATCCAAATATATACAAACAAAAGGTAGAGCGTATGAAAAAGATAACCCCACACACCCCATAAAAAGTTAAAGCTCTTCAATATCCCTCCCCCAATTCCATGCTTAAAATAGAAATGCTGTGCTCGTGGATAATCTGCGCAATTTTCCATGCTATGCCTTTTACGACAAAAAATAAGTTTTTAGTGCCCCAAACAACCACGTTGCCTCTCTAATGTGCAAAAGGAGATGGTAGCTAATCAGCTAAGACATAAATTAGTCGATAAACCAAAAAGCACGGTAAATACTTAATATCTCCCAACACCTGTCGGAGCAACGCAATTAATGTTAACTTAAGTCCTTTCTCTAACTATGAACAATCAAAGTATCGTGATTTTTCTCTTCATTCCCATAAAAAACTGCATtaaagcttaaaaaaaaaagcagTAAAATATAAGCATACAGTGAAATAGATGTTTTGCAAGTGTATCATTTGGCATGTACTCAGCTACCAGCAGCCTCTCATCCCCATCAGAGCAGTACCCAATCAAATTAGCCAGCCTTTTATGCCTCAATTTCCCAACACCTGATGCTTCCTCCTAATTACaccaaaaacaaacaaaaaattaaaaatcagaaACAAATAACAATAACCCCTCAATCCTAAATTTATTTAATGTATTGAAAACAGATGGCTGACATCTTATTAACTTGAATTAATCCTTTGCTACTATGTGAAGTAAAAAGGCTTTATACTACACTATAAACAACaagtacgaaaaaaaaaaaaaaccctaatttTATAAAGAAGACCAAAAAGACCAAGAAGTACCGCAAATTGTTTAGGATCAGGCCAAGCAGATTTAGTAAATTTCTTAACAGCGATCCAACGTCGATTCTGCAAACGCCCTTTATAAACCATATTAGGTGCTTTTTCCCCACTTTCTGAAACTATAAACTCTGAACTGAAGTTACTCGTAGCTGCTTTCAGCTCAGATAGTGAAAACTCAGAGAATATCGGTACACCACCATCTCCGACGGCGGCTCCGGCGCCGGTGCCCGCGCCGTTGGAGGCGCGTGGATGACTCACGCGCTGATCTTTCTCTGAGCTACGCTCTTTCAAAATTAACGATTGACAACAACCCATGATGAACACAACTTGTTTAATAATAACTCAAGATTGAAAACCTTTTCAATTAAACACCATAACTAATAACAAGATACTAGTGCTGCCAAAAAAGAGAATACAACTTTATATGAATAAATTAATCAGATAAATATAGCTTTGTTTTG
Coding sequences:
- the LOC132628188 gene encoding serine/threonine-protein kinase BSK1, whose amino-acid sequence is MGCCQSLILKERSSEKDQRVSHPRASNGAGTGAGAAVGDGGVPIFSEFSLSELKAATSNFSSEFIVSESGEKAPNMVYKGRLQNRRWIAVKKFTKSAWPDPKQFAEEASGVGKLRHKRLANLIGYCSDGDERLLVAEYMPNDTLAKHLFHWENQTLEWAMRLRVALYIAEALDYCSSEGRPLYHDLNAYRVLFDESGDPRLSCFGLMKNSRDGKSYSTNLAYTPPEYLRNGRVTQESVVFSYGTVLLDLLSGKHIPPGHALDMIRGKNILLLMDSHLEGNFSTEEATVVFDLASRCLQYEPRERPNTKDLVSTLGPLQSKPDVASHVMLGIPKNEEAPPTPQHPLSAMGDACSRMDLTAIHQILVMTHYKDDEGTNELSFQEWTQQMRDMLEARKRGDLAFRDKDFKTAIDCYSQFVDVGTMVSPTVYARRSLCYLMCDQPDAALRDAMQSQCVYPDWSTAFYMQAVALSKLDMHKDAADMLNEAAILEERKRGGRAS